From Bradyrhizobium erythrophlei:
GCACTCCATACCGTGTATTGATCGGCGCCGGGGATCTTCCAGGCTACGTCGTAGCCGCCTGCCGTCTGCTCCGCGCCGATCGGCGTCCAGCCGCCGAACTGGCCGGCCACCACGGCCGCACCGCCATAGTTCAGTTCGGGTCCAGTCCCGCTGCTGATGCTATCAAGATAGAAATTATTGCTAACCCCGACCAGACTGGTCGATCCGAACGCCTCAATTACGCTGGTAAAAACACCGATCGTGCCGTCGCCGTTCAAGTCCTGATGGAGAGTGGTCTCTAGCGATTCCAGTGCAAAGCTAACGCCGGATACTACCCCGATGCTATTGGAGACGTAGTTGCCGTTGCTGTCTGCACTCCATACCGTGTATTGATCGGCGCCGGGGATCTTCCAGGCTACGTCGTAGCCGCCTGCCGTCTGCTCCGCACCGATCGGCGTCCAGCCGCCGAACTGGCCGGCCACCACGGCCGCACCGCCATAGTTCAGTTCGGGTCCAGTCCCGCTGCTGATGCTATCAAGATAGAAATTATTGCTAACCCCGACCAGACTGGTCGATCCGAACGCCTCAATTACGCTGGTAGAAACACCGATCGTGCCGTCGCCGTTCAGGTCCTGATGGAAAGTGGTCTCCAGCGATTCCAATGCAAAGCTAACGCCGGATACTACCCCGATGATATTGGAGATGTAGTTGCCGTTACTGTCCGCGCTCCATACCGTGTATTGATCGGCGCCGGGGATCTTCCAGGCTACGTCGTAGCCGCCCGCCGTCTGCTCCGCGCCGATCGGCGTCCAGCCGCCAAACTGACCTGCTATAACGACCGCGCCGCCATATTTTAATTCCGGGCCAGACCCGCTGCTGATGCTATTGAGATAAAAGTTATTGCCGACCTCGACCAGCTTGGTCGATCCAAACGCCTCGATCACCGTCGTAACAGGCGGCGCTATATGAAAGCCCAACGCATCGAGCAGTTCTTTGTCGACAGTCGTGAGCGTCTGACTCGTACTACCGGTATAGAATTCATTGAACGGATCGTTGGGGCCCTGCACACCGCTATTGAGGAAGTCGCTCGGATCTGAGGTTTGGCCGAAGTCGGCCAATTTCGTGTTGCCTCCGTCCGCGGAAAAATAAGCGGCCGGCGCAGTATTGCCACCCGTGATCAGCCGCGTGCCTGAGCTCGTAAAGCGAAACAAGTCAAAAATATCGGGTTGCGAACCATAGGGCGGACCGTAAGGGACGCGGCCCATTGCGTGGGTCAACTCATGAAGCGCGACGCCAACCAGCAGGTTCGAATTGATGTCGGTCGCAAAGGTGGCACTGCCGTCGTCAGTGGTGGTGTCGTTGGCGCCCAGCAACCCCCAAAGCTTCAGCTGCGCGTTCCAGACGGCGACATTGGATTGCCCCTGGATTGATGACCCACTCGGCAGCGCGTTGAAAATCGTATCGCCCGGCGTCGCGTTGTTGATCAAGTCGGCCTTGACCGACGTATAACTTTCGAACAGGCCACTGTCGGGTCCGGCCGCAGCCCCGCCGCCAGTGCCACTATAGTCGATTTTTATGTTTACAGTGATCTTGTCGGAAATCGCCGACGTTAGAATCGATGCCGCCTGCTGTATGCCCGCCCGGAAACTTGCCGGCGCTGCCATTGCTGCGGCATCAAACAAGAGATTGATGATGATGCCGCCGGACGTCAGGGCGACGAGGGAAGTCGGGCCATTTTGAGCGCTTGAGGATTCGACAGCTTCGCTCGTAAGGACCGGAGTCAAAATCTCCAACGGAGCACTGGTGGACAGATTTCCGCTGCTATTCAGCGCCGGAGGCAGGTAACTCGCATAGATCTCGGCCCAGGCGGTATCGAAAAGGCCGTCAAAGGGGTCTTGCGGGTCAGTGATGAATTTGGACATCGTCACTTAGTCCTTAGACCTCAACAAGAGTTTTGGGCCATTCAACTGCGTCCAAAAACCCTTTTCGGTGCCCGCAGCCATGAGCGGCATGCTAATATTGACCGTGTCCACATGCGGAACATTTAAAAAAGACACCAGCTATTGAGCCAACAAGCATGACGACAAATACTGCAATGGCGACCCGGCCGACAAGCCTCGACATTCGATCAATTTTAGCGTGCCGCACGAGCGCTTCGACACATTTCTTTTTGATCATTTGATCGTTAGCATGTTCCATAACTTCGCGCGCTGCCTCGCGTTCTTGATAGCTCCCAGAGACCTAACATACCAGTTCCAGACGATCCAGATAATCCAGTCAGCTTTGGTCACGGTAGGACGAGGATTTCTCCTCGACCACCGGGTCACCGGAGGCGGTCGCCCGCCCCCGGTTCCCACAAATCGTGGCGTGCGGATTTCCGCACCACGCTAACATTTCAAGTTTCGTTTCCATGGTCAGCTGATCTTCTCTTAGAATGACCGGACGCCATACAAGACTCGGTTCGCGGCTGCTCGCAGGCTTTGCTGCTGGCCGTCATCGCAGAGGGCAGACTTCAACGCGCTAAAAGGCGCAACCCGCACAGATCCCGACGGGCGCTGCTAACGCACCGGGCTGCTCCCTCGAGTCAGACTGAGCAATGGCGGCTTCATTCGATTACCCGATCGGAACAGTTCCAACGGCGTCTGCTGACCGCGCACACCGCGACTTGCGAGCCGACGCGCGAAAGACCTGGCGGCGGGAGTTAAAGGAATTTGCTGAGCATGCCAAGGCAGGGCAAGCTCCCGGTCCGTTTGTAGCAGCAAACGGGTGCGGGGAGACTGTGCCCATTGGTTGGGCATCGTCGAGAGAGAATTGGCCTGAAGTGGACGTCTCCGGCAATTGTGATTCTGGGTAGATCCGCCGCAGAAATATGTTAACGCATCCGCACTGTCAGCTACCGTCAAATTCGGAGATAAAATGAAGGCAAAGAGTTTGCCCGAAAGACTGTTGATTGGCCGTCAGATTGCCGCGGTAGCAACCGCGTTCATGATTCCCGTGAGTACCAGCGGACAAGCAATCGCACTGTCAATTTTCATTTTACTCGTCGCTCTAACAGTAAAGCGCGAGGAGTGGCTGGTTACCTTCGCGACGCCCGCAGCGGCCATTCCGGTTGGTCTATTCGTGCTAATATTGATTGGCATGTCGTGGTCGCCAACCCCGTTCGCCCCCGGGGGCGGTTTAGTGCACTATGCAAAATTGTTGGTCATCCCGATTGCGATGGCGTCTTCTTTCACGCCGCGGCAGGCCCTTCAAATCGGCTACGGGTTTTTGGCGGGATGTCTTGTGGTCCTAGTCCTTTCTTTTTTGTCTTTCTTCATACTTCTACCGCCCCCGTTTCGCCACGCGATGGACGGAGTGCCGCTGAAAGACAATGCCGTTCAAAGCGGATGTTTTGCGCTGTGCGCCTTCGCGCTGGCTTTGGGAGGGGTCAGCGTGTGGGTTGGGGGAAATCGGCGGCGTGCAGCTGCAATGATTATCTTGGCATTAGTATTCCTTGCGGACATCTTCATGATTTTCATCTCGAAGACCGGGGTCCTTATGACGGCAGCACTTATTGGGTTGTTTGTCGTACATGTTGAGGGTTGGAGACGGTCACTGTTGATCGCGGCGCCGATCGCACTTGTCGTCGCGATTGCGCTTTGGTCGTCGGTTCCAGCACAGCGTCGTTT
This genomic window contains:
- a CDS encoding O-antigen ligase family protein, with the protein product MKAKSLPERLLIGRQIAAVATAFMIPVSTSGQAIALSIFILLVALTVKREEWLVTFATPAAAIPVGLFVLILIGMSWSPTPFAPGGGLVHYAKLLVIPIAMASSFTPRQALQIGYGFLAGCLVVLVLSFLSFFILLPPPFRHAMDGVPLKDNAVQSGCFALCAFALALGGVSVWVGGNRRRAAAMIILALVFLADIFMIFISKTGVLMTAALIGLFVVHVEGWRRSLLIAAPIALVVAIALWSSVPAQRRLAEIATDIHAVDGDKASSEATLSTASRLDFWSKAVEFIKEAPLFGHGTGSTKSLYQSLEATRPSPYGEAVPDPHNQFFAIAIQVGLVGGVILLVMWAVHFSMFIGRGFASAIGQAIVIQNFIGSLFNSHLSTVTQGMLYCLAVGLLGGIVQRARRRQLIAESPSSQLKSNPQNE
- a CDS encoding NF038122 family metalloprotease, with amino-acid sequence MSKFITDPQDPFDGLFDTAWAEIYASYLPPALNSSGNLSTSAPLEILTPVLTSEAVESSSAQNGPTSLVALTSGGIIINLLFDAAAMAAPASFRAGIQQAASILTSAISDKITVNIKIDYSGTGGGAAAGPDSGLFESYTSVKADLINNATPGDTIFNALPSGSSIQGQSNVAVWNAQLKLWGLLGANDTTTDDGSATFATDINSNLLVGVALHELTHAMGRVPYGPPYGSQPDIFDLFRFTSSGTRLITGGNTAPAAYFSADGGNTKLADFGQTSDPSDFLNSGVQGPNDPFNEFYTGSTSQTLTTVDKELLDALGFHIAPPVTTVIEAFGSTKLVEVGNNFYLNSISSGSGPELKYGGAVVIAGQFGGWTPIGAEQTAGGYDVAWKIPGADQYTVWSADSNGNYISNIIGVVSGVSFALESLETTFHQDLNGDGTIGVSTSVIEAFGSTSLVGVSNNFYLDSISSGTGPELNYGGAAVVAGQFGGWTPIGAEQTAGGYDVAWKIPGADQYTVWSADSNGNYVSNSIGVVSGVSFALESLETTLHQDLNGDGTIGVFTSVIEAFGSTSLVGVSNNFYLDSISSGTGPELNYGGAAVVAGQFGGWTPIGAEQTAGGYDVAWKIPGADQYTVWSADSNGNYISNIIGVASGASSALESLETTFHQDLNGDGTIGVRTVVMQTDGSTALTQIGNNFYLYSGGTGPELKYAGAAVTAGEFGGWTPIGAVQVSSGYDVAWKDPGTGLYTVWGSDSNGNYQLNLIPAVSGTSTALESLETTFHQDLNGDGMIGIPPSPTSAPLATAGASSDSVMFTGSPSILTLETPSAYSGHIVGFTGDGTLAGSDQIDLPGMNYPTLHSSYTSSTGMLELNDGTSTANLQFVGNYSQDSFKFAGDGSGGFVVYALPTTGQPIPTSAGDGTAAAQVAAISALNVSVAAGQDTFVFAPNFGQVNIANFKPATDTIQISHSVFADVSSLLTATHDDAHGNAIISDAAHDTITIQNVTTAQLLAYQSDFHFV